The Sinomicrobium kalidii genome contains a region encoding:
- a CDS encoding helix-turn-helix domain-containing protein, which produces MEQEITEFKNKAVGKNISMYRRALGYKASDVAERIGMKEQTYLKYERGETQITVEFVQKVADVLEINPLLLLTVSPGNIIENGDNSPNAILAIYGHHNQTTDPEQTKLLTMLVENVMAMNEKILKLLEEKK; this is translated from the coding sequence ATGGAACAGGAGATTACCGAATTTAAAAACAAGGCCGTAGGTAAAAATATTTCTATGTATCGAAGGGCCCTCGGATACAAAGCATCGGACGTAGCCGAGCGGATAGGGATGAAAGAACAGACCTATTTAAAATACGAAAGAGGAGAGACGCAGATTACCGTAGAATTTGTGCAAAAGGTGGCTGATGTTCTCGAGATAAACCCTTTGCTGCTACTTACCGTGTCTCCGGGTAATATTATTGAAAATGGGGACAATTCCCCGAATGCCATTTTGGCTATTTATGGCCATCACAACCAAACTACAGACCCTGAACAAACAAAACTATTGACTATGTTAGTGGAAAATGTTATGGCAATGAATGAAAAGATTTTAAAATTATTAGAGGAAAAGAAATAG
- a CDS encoding phage head morphogenesis protein, with amino-acid sequence MGGTANRGADPGIKTNHRFKRYERSNSQVFKKKVLPALNSIHRFYAGYVPGKPVALDVSRYGKIIDRLAEAILSGELQPEALDPELIDTIFDDIREQAQKGWGKDWTKWGEKAQADTVKMKMEENLYKFSGAKSYTQLVEINQLAQKYKNDYQGFKDQVQVLNGQYNKNYLQAEFQTARQAGHHAGQWQTFEADKDLFPNLKYRTVGDDRVREEHTVLEGTVKPLDDPFWSLYYPPNGWRCRCTAIQTAEKPTGKGNIPEDMVKPEFRTNVGKTGEVFKADQGYFRIVHKTVSDRIENLFIERTSNEAREYAKTRYVEKQVKFSHPELPASFTLSNKDIKAIVSTPHKDQVGRNYLVRNLKNDLREAEFMLSTEVGKEKALYKRWFYLKSRSGDYYYNIAELANGRLALRAITDTIKEKKQ; translated from the coding sequence ATGGGTGGAACAGCAAACCGGGGTGCCGATCCTGGGATTAAAACAAACCACAGGTTTAAAAGATACGAAAGGTCCAACAGCCAGGTATTTAAAAAAAAAGTCCTTCCGGCACTAAATAGCATCCATCGCTTTTATGCCGGATACGTTCCCGGGAAACCCGTTGCGCTGGATGTTTCCAGGTACGGGAAAATTATCGATCGGCTTGCGGAAGCTATACTAAGCGGGGAACTCCAACCCGAAGCCCTCGATCCGGAACTTATCGACACCATTTTTGACGATATAAGGGAACAGGCCCAAAAGGGATGGGGAAAAGACTGGACAAAATGGGGAGAGAAAGCCCAGGCCGATACCGTGAAAATGAAGATGGAGGAAAACCTCTATAAGTTCTCCGGGGCCAAGTCCTACACACAGCTGGTGGAGATCAACCAGCTGGCCCAAAAGTATAAAAACGATTACCAGGGTTTTAAAGACCAGGTACAGGTACTAAACGGCCAATATAACAAAAACTATCTCCAGGCGGAATTTCAGACAGCACGGCAGGCCGGGCACCATGCCGGGCAATGGCAAACCTTTGAGGCGGATAAAGATTTATTTCCGAATCTCAAATATAGAACTGTGGGAGACGACAGGGTACGGGAGGAACATACCGTCCTGGAAGGAACGGTCAAACCCCTGGACGACCCGTTCTGGAGCCTGTATTACCCGCCCAATGGTTGGCGATGTAGGTGTACAGCGATACAAACGGCAGAAAAGCCTACCGGAAAAGGGAACATTCCGGAGGATATGGTAAAGCCGGAATTTAGGACCAACGTAGGAAAGACCGGGGAAGTGTTTAAAGCTGATCAGGGATATTTCCGGATCGTTCATAAAACCGTATCCGATAGGATCGAAAACCTTTTTATAGAGCGTACCTCCAATGAGGCCAGGGAGTACGCCAAAACCAGGTACGTGGAAAAACAGGTGAAGTTTTCGCATCCGGAGTTGCCGGCGAGTTTTACCCTTTCCAACAAGGATATAAAAGCGATCGTCAGTACGCCGCATAAAGACCAGGTAGGCAGGAACTACCTGGTCCGGAATCTGAAAAACGATCTCCGGGAAGCCGAATTTATGTTAAGTACCGAAGTAGGGAAAGAGAAGGCTTTATACAAAAGGTGGTTTTACCTGAAATCCCGGTCAGGGGATTACTATTACAATATCGCGGAGTTGGCTAATGGGCGGCTGGCCCTACGTGCCATAACCGATACTATCAAAGAAAAAAAACAATAA
- a CDS encoding HEPN domain-containing protein produces the protein MKLSSREIIDKITTLLEVQYIYFSTTEDEYHFKSIWIVILKGDRTALTSDLTSMVAKIFQEQTDYLYRIFSFEYAEQQLKDENLFFIHGCHPSKLIYSGPETDTGLKVPVVDEEIQKELELNFGNELMRLNVFMDGATSYMEKKNFSLAAFMLHQYMEIWFRNIELLIMGKERKNHSIKEHQTYIKAFAPKLGSIFNIEQEKERELLNLLDDVYISARYHKNYHITRNQLEIILKKALDFSLIIVRLFENKLEACRKFHSGAFTGK, from the coding sequence ATGAAATTATCAAGTCGGGAAATCATCGATAAAATAACGACCCTGTTGGAAGTGCAGTATATCTACTTCTCAACAACAGAAGATGAATACCATTTTAAATCTATATGGATCGTCATCCTTAAAGGTGATCGAACTGCATTAACATCGGATTTGACCTCTATGGTGGCTAAAATATTCCAGGAGCAAACCGACTACTTGTACCGGATATTCTCTTTTGAATACGCAGAACAACAACTCAAAGATGAAAACTTGTTTTTTATCCACGGATGCCATCCGTCCAAACTAATTTATTCAGGCCCCGAAACCGATACGGGGCTGAAAGTGCCTGTCGTAGACGAAGAAATACAGAAAGAATTGGAGTTGAATTTTGGAAATGAACTCATGAGGCTCAACGTTTTTATGGATGGAGCTACTTCTTATATGGAAAAAAAGAATTTTTCTCTGGCTGCTTTTATGCTTCACCAATATATGGAAATATGGTTTCGTAATATAGAACTTCTCATTATGGGCAAGGAGCGGAAAAACCATAGCATTAAAGAACATCAAACCTATATCAAGGCTTTTGCGCCAAAACTTGGAAGTATTTTCAACATAGAGCAGGAGAAGGAACGGGAGTTATTAAATCTTTTGGATGATGTTTATATCAGCGCTCGTTACCACAAAAACTATCACATTACCAGGAATCAGTTGGAGATCATATTGAAAAAGGCATTGGATTTTAGCCTTATTATAGTCCGTCTATTCGAGAACAAACTGGAAGCGTGTAGGAAATTCCATTCTGGTGCATTTACAGGAAAATAG
- a CDS encoding phage baseplate assembly protein V: MQVSSLNGVVNDFLQKKVTIQIEGFDASVVYYDLELKESMASHQEFRFTWQADGNFMAGHEQQMETIADYRGKEILISFKNTLGQETHRFIGIIEGLYLQDEDGGVPGYTVIGRSRSIVLDDIPQSRTYIREGLQEILHTVASQAPNNFKIDLNPRHSGAISYTTQYNETDFAFMQRMARRYGEWFYYDGAGLQFGKTHATDITLVNGANLRLFVPGGSIAPGKVNLTGYNYQQAATFTEQWQRPQQNSDNFLSRTALDSAATTYGRQNRDYQYVAQARDSMELREMQQLFQQANEAKMATYAGHSDTPLPIGGRITIQKGKAIGEFIVIEVKHRSELKGHYTCAFTVIPADISVPTHTDPFIIQKAESQRALVVANNDPQSMKRVKVQFYWGYESDWIPVVTLYGGSGRGIYILPEVGDEVSVDFEGGNVDQPIVRGAVYNGAQKNGYGSANNDLKVFHFRNGEKIIVNEAEGSIEIVDKAGSTYYMDGSGNIDITAVETIRQNARNMEINILEDLTITTGDQLQIRAFQKMLITTPWMQQLIADFYHTQAGKALINSENEIKLESPELFASGQEKLMLHSEKELISNSKGTLSIKGEKGNKMYNTAESYEIVQPTIEAKCVVSFRAKDSWSGEFGFDWMRIEDTNIDGDNKYEDIVGQYGSVYATQSNAVFTANASKYNSLKTRHYTPHKIPWKTDNNGDTEEYFVPWLSLFPTSVNHQPPPIDSSLEGAAPIVRNYEPNEATLKVSIEVEEEPESIELEYDESLFTITNKERVNQTAKGKHDAEITIKCTGDFGTHKEIKAMAVTEVNGKKVKQLAGKLKVYKNQKLYNGDVVFVNVKTKINSREKFGLSNTTIIKRQKDYLEKFIKQALIIPNIDVQKFDRTNDSTLNSSYTHQLGPNKVLSKYHNSGQGSGLADYMETEFNAAHPEYADYYKVFFFGEPGIAVYNGQVRGLGGHANGIPSKTAIMYANPDDFFVTHELMHCLGMYHSFDNSGDYTYEIGKTENIMDYSHMSWNGSTILTQISTWKWQWEKLQNEIG, from the coding sequence ATGCAGGTATCCAGTTTAAACGGTGTAGTCAATGATTTTCTTCAAAAAAAGGTCACTATACAAATAGAGGGCTTTGATGCTTCCGTCGTTTATTATGATTTAGAATTAAAGGAGAGCATGGCCTCCCACCAGGAGTTTCGTTTTACCTGGCAGGCCGACGGCAATTTTATGGCGGGGCATGAACAGCAAATGGAGACCATTGCCGATTATCGCGGGAAAGAAATCCTTATTAGCTTTAAGAATACTTTAGGGCAGGAAACTCACCGCTTTATCGGGATTATAGAGGGGCTTTATCTCCAAGACGAGGATGGAGGAGTTCCCGGCTATACTGTTATCGGTCGTAGCCGATCCATTGTTTTGGACGATATTCCCCAAAGCCGTACCTATATCCGGGAGGGCTTGCAGGAGATACTCCATACCGTGGCCTCACAGGCCCCTAATAATTTTAAGATAGACCTTAATCCGAGACATTCAGGGGCTATTTCTTATACAACTCAATATAACGAAACCGACTTTGCCTTTATGCAACGGATGGCCAGACGCTATGGCGAATGGTTTTATTATGACGGAGCAGGTTTACAATTCGGAAAAACCCATGCTACCGATATTACTTTAGTTAATGGGGCTAACCTTCGTCTTTTTGTTCCGGGTGGTAGTATAGCCCCTGGCAAGGTAAATTTAACAGGATATAATTACCAACAAGCCGCAACTTTTACAGAACAATGGCAACGCCCACAGCAAAATAGCGACAACTTTTTATCCCGTACCGCCTTAGACAGTGCAGCAACTACTTATGGGCGGCAAAACCGGGATTATCAATATGTGGCCCAGGCCAGGGATAGTATGGAATTGCGGGAGATGCAACAACTGTTTCAACAGGCCAATGAGGCCAAAATGGCGACCTATGCCGGGCACAGTGATACACCTTTACCCATAGGAGGCCGTATAACCATACAAAAAGGCAAAGCCATAGGTGAATTTATCGTTATAGAAGTAAAACACCGTTCAGAACTCAAAGGACATTATACTTGTGCTTTTACGGTAATTCCCGCAGATATATCTGTACCGACACACACTGATCCCTTTATTATTCAAAAGGCCGAAAGCCAACGGGCGTTGGTCGTGGCCAATAACGACCCGCAAAGTATGAAGCGGGTTAAAGTACAATTCTATTGGGGCTATGAAAGCGACTGGATACCCGTAGTCACTCTTTACGGTGGCAGTGGCAGAGGAATATACATACTCCCGGAGGTAGGCGATGAGGTGTCCGTGGATTTTGAAGGTGGTAATGTAGATCAACCTATTGTACGGGGGGCTGTATATAACGGGGCACAAAAGAACGGTTACGGTTCGGCCAATAACGACTTAAAAGTATTTCATTTCCGTAATGGAGAAAAAATAATCGTTAATGAGGCGGAAGGAAGTATTGAAATCGTCGATAAGGCAGGCAGTACCTATTATATGGATGGTAGTGGAAATATTGATATTACCGCAGTGGAGACCATAAGGCAGAATGCCAGAAATATGGAAATTAATATACTGGAAGATTTAACTATAACAACTGGTGACCAGTTACAAATACGTGCCTTCCAAAAAATGTTAATTACCACCCCCTGGATGCAGCAATTAATAGCGGATTTTTATCATACCCAGGCTGGAAAAGCCCTGATAAACTCCGAAAATGAAATAAAGCTGGAAAGCCCGGAGTTATTTGCATCAGGACAGGAAAAGCTGATGCTACATAGTGAAAAAGAACTGATCTCCAATAGTAAGGGAACACTATCTATAAAAGGAGAGAAAGGAAACAAAATGTACAATACGGCGGAAAGCTACGAAATTGTACAGCCCACTATTGAGGCCAAATGTGTGGTAAGTTTCCGGGCAAAGGATAGCTGGTCGGGAGAGTTTGGTTTTGACTGGATGCGAATAGAAGATACCAATATTGACGGAGATAATAAATATGAGGATATTGTAGGGCAATATGGCAGTGTCTATGCTACCCAATCCAATGCCGTGTTTACTGCAAATGCAAGCAAATATAACTCTTTAAAAACCCGTCATTATACACCCCACAAAATCCCGTGGAAAACAGATAATAATGGAGATACTGAAGAATATTTTGTACCGTGGTTGTCCTTGTTTCCGACGTCGGTTAACCATCAACCCCCACCGATAGATTCCAGTTTGGAAGGTGCTGCACCTATTGTCCGTAATTATGAACCTAACGAGGCTACATTAAAAGTAAGTATCGAAGTTGAGGAAGAACCGGAGAGCATAGAACTGGAATATGACGAAAGCCTGTTTACTATAACCAATAAGGAAAGGGTTAATCAAACCGCAAAAGGTAAACACGATGCCGAAATTACCATAAAATGTACCGGGGATTTTGGGACACACAAGGAAATAAAAGCTATGGCCGTTACTGAGGTCAATGGTAAAAAGGTAAAACAGCTTGCCGGAAAACTCAAAGTTTATAAGAACCAAAAGTTGTATAATGGAGATGTGGTGTTTGTAAATGTGAAGACCAAAATAAATAGCAGAGAGAAGTTTGGATTGTCAAATACAACGATTATAAAAAGACAAAAGGATTACTTAGAAAAATTTATAAAACAAGCACTGATTATCCCAAATATTGATGTCCAAAAATTTGATAGGACTAATGATAGTACCCTGAACAGTAGCTATACGCATCAATTAGGGCCAAATAAAGTGCTAAGCAAATATCATAATAGTGGTCAGGGAAGTGGATTAGCTGATTATATGGAGACCGAATTTAATGCTGCACATCCTGAATATGCTGACTATTATAAAGTGTTCTTTTTTGGAGAGCCTGGTATAGCGGTATATAACGGACAGGTTAGGGGACTTGGCGGACATGCCAATGGCATTCCTTCAAAAACTGCCATTATGTATGCCAACCCGGATGACTTTTTTGTAACTCATGAATTGATGCACTGTTTGGGTATGTATCACAGCTTTGATAATAGTGGAGATTATACCTACGAAATAGGAAAGACCGAAAACATCATGGATTATTCTCACATGAGTTGGAATGGCAGTACCATCTTAACTCAAATAAGCACCTGGAAATGGCAATGGGAAAAACTCCAGAATGAAATAGGATAA
- the tssD gene encoding type VI secretion system tube protein TssD produces MSSFLAKMQIDGQTYNVLEFNIHTVQDCDKSGKPVAVARIKQLRVVIESDKDTDFFYWATSNTQTKDGKITFHKRDALSRLKELTFKKAYCTEYEETFNSKGDHPMVTTLYITAKETSFGTVDIKRDWGNLGGF; encoded by the coding sequence ATGAGTAGTTTTTTAGCCAAGATGCAGATTGATGGGCAGACTTATAATGTTTTGGAGTTTAATATCCATACGGTCCAGGACTGCGATAAGTCAGGTAAGCCCGTAGCGGTAGCACGTATAAAACAACTGCGGGTGGTCATAGAGTCGGATAAAGATACCGATTTCTTTTATTGGGCTACCAGCAATACACAGACCAAGGACGGTAAAATCACTTTCCATAAACGGGATGCATTGAGCCGTTTAAAGGAACTTACCTTTAAAAAGGCGTATTGTACGGAATACGAGGAAACCTTTAATAGCAAAGGCGATCATCCTATGGTAACTACCCTGTATATTACCGCAAAAGAAACTTCCTTCGGTACAGTTGACATCAAAAGAGACTGGGGAAATCTTGGCGGTTTTTAA
- a CDS encoding DUF4280 domain-containing protein, with product MPQKVVEGAILKCDKGSAPSQLKVSSQDFTFFEDKLVATEDDKAANENILPFGACTVTRSACSPKPIKWDKAASKDEINGCKALLENSQCKCSVGGIIKIQKVGHEGQSEIEG from the coding sequence ATGCCACAAAAAGTCGTCGAAGGAGCCATATTAAAGTGTGACAAGGGGTCTGCCCCAAGCCAGTTAAAAGTCAGCAGCCAGGATTTCACCTTTTTTGAGGACAAGCTGGTGGCCACGGAAGACGATAAGGCTGCCAATGAAAATATCCTGCCTTTTGGAGCCTGTACTGTTACCCGTTCTGCCTGTTCCCCTAAACCTATAAAATGGGATAAGGCAGCATCCAAAGACGAAATCAACGGCTGTAAGGCATTGTTAGAAAATTCACAGTGTAAATGTTCTGTTGGTGGTATCATCAAAATACAAAAGGTGGGACACGAAGGACAGAGCGAAATAGAAGGATAA
- a CDS encoding transposase family protein: protein MYEYYNNILCVKASWLIKAGIVSENNYKNLTNRGWLQVIRRACRMTPALVAFDSMREDIRDKVVDKAGNPHKVASKNLLESYILPDKDATNFFAEHRRPNGKPLSTEKQKERVVNCMILNAVKTVLDKHTKSRALGGKTKAWQKISQVVNRLDPQKWPHALPGNPKSLQRRYKDYLQHGYASFIHRGEGNDNRLKITGEVADWLLAKYCLPNKPSIPIVLAGYNEIRLKKGWPVITESAVTHWLDKPEVKRIWVLARHGKEQWQKTYGHHLKRDRQNWFPNVYWAIDGSKLDWLHYADNTLGMAAKLKINPVVDVYSEKIIGWSYSETENHVDHIKAMKMAVNESQSRPYLLTYDNQSGHRMKRMQELYDNLVAREGGTHYRHQVGRKGNPIEQLFNRLQQQVINTLWFSDGQSVKARNEDNKPNMDFILSHREFLKTKEELIKAWEYCVQKWNNGEHPHFKGQTRNQVYDHETPVSESVDYSEMLNLFWVHETEPKKYYRGGMPLTVTGKKYEYEVYNADGKVDQEFRRKCVGAKLIVRYDPAMLNDYVQLYELTPEGEKIFVANAQPKRGHENIPILMEEGDKQRWYADFKVQDEEYERDAKAYRDLMVRTGVTPERLIEQQDLMIKMGGKLPKKERSEAEASSILSRL from the coding sequence ATGTACGAATACTACAATAACATTTTATGCGTAAAGGCCAGCTGGCTCATAAAGGCCGGTATAGTTTCGGAAAACAATTATAAAAATCTGACTAACAGGGGTTGGCTTCAGGTGATACGCCGGGCCTGCCGGATGACCCCGGCCCTGGTCGCATTTGACAGCATGCGGGAAGACATCCGGGACAAGGTCGTGGATAAAGCCGGTAATCCCCACAAGGTGGCCTCAAAAAACCTCTTAGAAAGTTATATCCTGCCGGACAAGGATGCTACCAATTTTTTTGCTGAGCATCGCCGCCCCAACGGTAAACCCCTTTCTACCGAAAAACAAAAGGAACGGGTGGTTAATTGTATGATCCTAAATGCCGTTAAAACTGTTTTAGATAAACATACCAAAAGCCGGGCCCTGGGCGGTAAGACCAAAGCCTGGCAAAAAATATCCCAGGTGGTTAACCGCCTGGACCCGCAAAAGTGGCCACATGCTTTACCGGGCAATCCCAAGTCCTTACAACGCCGTTACAAGGATTACCTGCAACATGGATACGCCTCGTTTATTCACAGGGGCGAAGGCAACGACAACCGGCTTAAAATTACCGGAGAGGTTGCCGACTGGCTTCTCGCCAAATACTGCCTTCCGAATAAACCCAGTATTCCGATAGTGCTCGCCGGGTACAACGAAATACGCCTGAAGAAAGGCTGGCCGGTCATTACCGAAAGTGCTGTAACTCATTGGCTGGATAAACCGGAAGTTAAACGGATATGGGTGCTGGCACGGCATGGCAAGGAGCAGTGGCAAAAGACCTATGGCCACCACCTGAAACGGGATCGTCAAAACTGGTTCCCCAATGTGTATTGGGCCATAGACGGGTCCAAACTGGACTGGCTGCATTATGCGGATAATACCCTGGGGATGGCCGCCAAACTAAAAATCAACCCCGTGGTGGATGTATATAGTGAAAAAATTATCGGCTGGAGTTATAGCGAAACGGAGAACCACGTGGATCATATCAAAGCCATGAAAATGGCGGTAAACGAGTCTCAAAGCCGCCCCTATCTGTTAACTTATGACAATCAGTCCGGCCACAGGATGAAGCGGATGCAGGAACTCTACGACAACCTGGTGGCTCGTGAAGGAGGCACCCACTACCGGCATCAGGTCGGGCGAAAAGGTAACCCTATCGAACAGCTATTTAATCGCCTCCAACAGCAGGTCATCAATACACTATGGTTCTCTGACGGGCAAAGTGTCAAAGCGCGGAATGAAGACAACAAGCCTAACATGGACTTTATCCTGTCTCATAGGGAGTTTCTTAAAACCAAAGAAGAACTTATTAAAGCCTGGGAATATTGCGTCCAGAAATGGAATAACGGGGAACATCCCCATTTTAAGGGGCAGACTCGGAACCAGGTCTATGACCACGAGACCCCGGTAAGCGAAAGTGTGGATTATTCCGAGATGCTTAACCTGTTTTGGGTACATGAAACCGAACCCAAAAAATACTATCGCGGTGGAATGCCTCTTACGGTGACGGGGAAAAAATACGAGTACGAGGTATATAATGCCGATGGCAAAGTGGACCAGGAGTTCCGCAGAAAATGTGTCGGGGCCAAGCTGATCGTTCGCTACGATCCGGCCATGTTAAACGACTACGTCCAGCTTTACGAACTCACCCCTGAAGGCGAAAAGATATTCGTGGCCAATGCACAACCCAAACGTGGCCATGAAAACATCCCTATCCTTATGGAAGAAGGCGACAAACAACGCTGGTACGCCGACTTTAAAGTACAGGACGAAGAATACGAGCGGGATGCCAAAGCCTACCGGGATTTAATGGTCCGGACCGGCGTTACCCCCGAGCGATTGATCGAACAGCAAGACCTTATGATAAAAATGGGCGGGAAACTGCCTAAAAAAGAAAGGAGCGAGGCCGAAGCCTCGAGCATCCTTTCCCGATTGTAA
- a CDS encoding AAA family ATPase yields the protein MMNTQQKELITSEIAKLAKKGSQSKVARKAGVSAATISQIVNHNWKLIRPELWQKIQVNLRIDHWKTAETSNFKMLNELLQAVQTRSLSIGISHEAGVGKSHAYKHYERYHKNVIYVECRKYWSQKSYVKNLLLSCGLDIQGTTEELIEAFIAHVKTLYKPVIIQDQSDKLKDPPLDLFMDFYNELFGHCAFVLSGVPAFKKRILKGVQRDKIGFRELWSRINRKFIPLDPTTLNDVRAICQVNGLYDEDVIHEIYNTCEGDLRRVRQSVEQYFLLHENKAA from the coding sequence ATGATGAATACACAGCAAAAAGAGCTAATTACGAGTGAGATCGCAAAGTTAGCCAAAAAAGGAAGCCAAAGCAAAGTGGCTCGTAAGGCGGGAGTATCCGCCGCGACCATTAGCCAGATCGTAAACCACAACTGGAAGTTGATCCGCCCGGAACTGTGGCAAAAGATACAGGTAAACCTCCGGATAGACCATTGGAAAACGGCGGAAACATCCAACTTTAAAATGCTTAATGAATTGCTACAGGCGGTACAGACCCGTAGCCTAAGCATTGGTATTTCACACGAAGCCGGTGTGGGCAAAAGTCATGCGTACAAGCACTACGAACGCTACCATAAGAATGTTATATACGTGGAATGTAGAAAATACTGGTCTCAAAAAAGCTATGTAAAAAACCTCCTGCTTTCCTGTGGGCTGGATATTCAGGGGACCACCGAGGAACTCATAGAAGCCTTTATAGCCCATGTAAAAACCCTGTATAAACCGGTTATTATCCAGGATCAAAGTGATAAGTTGAAAGACCCACCGCTGGACCTGTTTATGGATTTCTATAACGAACTGTTCGGGCATTGTGCTTTTGTCCTAAGCGGCGTGCCTGCCTTTAAGAAACGTATCCTGAAAGGAGTGCAACGGGACAAGATCGGGTTCCGGGAACTCTGGAGCCGTATCAACCGCAAGTTTATCCCGCTTGACCCGACTACATTAAACGATGTACGGGCCATTTGCCAGGTCAACGGACTGTATGATGAGGATGTCATACACGAGATATATAACACCTGTGAGGGCGACCTGAGAAGGGTAAGGCAAAGCGTAGAACAATACTTTTTGTTGCATGAAAATAAGGCGGCGTAA
- a CDS encoding DUF3164 family protein: MIDLSTLSADELQAELMRREKAKKKAKEKARQQYLEDKNYFLRTTAQQFLQYNEGLHKLKEHTIAEANMLYERMYVLEGKKPKETKSFPLKNEDDTIKIEVEQQERFEFTEEAIVHINTIKDIFKEKFAARSKGLYNILDGLLIKGRQREYDPKLLAKARRQVKELGDEKLIAEFDKLDDCQRVVGTVIYCRLYIKGDNGKWQNVSLQFSAL, from the coding sequence ATGATAGATTTAAGTACCCTGAGCGCCGATGAGTTGCAAGCCGAACTTATGCGGCGCGAAAAGGCCAAGAAAAAGGCCAAAGAGAAAGCCAGGCAGCAGTACCTGGAGGATAAAAATTACTTTTTAAGGACCACCGCACAGCAGTTCCTGCAATATAACGAAGGACTGCACAAATTGAAGGAGCACACTATTGCGGAAGCCAATATGTTATATGAGCGTATGTATGTACTGGAAGGCAAAAAGCCTAAAGAAACTAAGAGTTTTCCCCTTAAAAACGAGGACGATACGATAAAAATTGAAGTGGAGCAGCAGGAACGTTTTGAGTTTACCGAAGAGGCCATCGTACATATCAACACGATCAAGGATATTTTTAAGGAAAAATTTGCGGCTCGAAGCAAAGGATTATACAATATCCTGGACGGATTGTTGATTAAAGGCCGCCAAAGGGAATACGATCCAAAACTTCTTGCCAAAGCCCGTCGGCAGGTAAAGGAACTCGGCGACGAAAAACTGATTGCCGAGTTTGATAAACTCGATGACTGCCAACGAGTGGTGGGAACGGTAATCTACTGCCGGCTTTATATAAAGGGAGACAATGGAAAATGGCAAAACGTATCCCTCCAATTTTCCGCACTATAA
- a CDS encoding phage virion morphogenesis protein, with protein MRKRVITINRAPDFSGMLEALKRDQMRYAKVTAVNFFKERFFEQGWLDVSFEAWEGRKHNDRPGGAILTQTGNLRDSIRVLQETGRKITFGTEAPYAEIHNSGGVIVIHPTTRMKRFFWYMFKATGQQRYKWMALSKDPFRITIPKRQFIGESGALMDDFDTWLKGEIIRRFQALI; from the coding sequence ATGAGAAAAAGGGTTATCACTATAAACAGGGCACCGGACTTTTCAGGTATGCTGGAGGCCCTGAAACGGGACCAGATGCGGTATGCCAAAGTCACCGCTGTAAATTTCTTTAAGGAACGGTTTTTCGAGCAGGGTTGGCTGGATGTATCATTTGAAGCCTGGGAAGGGCGAAAGCACAACGATCGTCCGGGCGGGGCCATCCTGACCCAAACCGGGAACCTTCGGGATAGTATTCGCGTGTTACAGGAAACTGGCAGAAAAATCACTTTCGGGACGGAAGCACCCTATGCTGAAATACACAACTCCGGAGGGGTGATCGTCATTCATCCCACAACACGGATGAAGCGGTTTTTCTGGTATATGTTTAAAGCTACCGGGCAACAGCGGTATAAATGGATGGCCCTAAGCAAAGACCCTTTCCGAATCACTATACCTAAAAGACAATTTATCGGGGAAAGTGGGGCGCTTATGGATGATTTCGATACCTGGCTTAAAGGGGAGATTATCCGTCGTTTCCAGGCCCTTATTTAA